A region from the Halosolutus gelatinilyticus genome encodes:
- a CDS encoding SHOCT domain-containing protein: MGSESTGGRDYSLTEIFAIKFVLADVLIIAALLFAGPMYALAFTALMVVSVVLVWYLSTRDRDDERDATRTESETDADHAERTARDPVTRLQERYADGELDDEEFEARLDRLLAADERAAEAGVETEQLSLERTE; this comes from the coding sequence ATGGGCAGCGAGTCAACCGGGGGCCGGGACTATAGCCTTACGGAAATCTTCGCGATCAAGTTCGTCCTCGCGGACGTGCTGATCATCGCGGCGTTGCTGTTCGCCGGTCCCATGTACGCCCTCGCGTTCACCGCACTGATGGTCGTTAGCGTCGTGCTCGTCTGGTATCTCAGCACGCGCGATCGTGACGACGAGCGCGACGCGACTCGAACGGAGTCGGAGACCGACGCCGACCACGCCGAACGAACCGCCCGCGACCCCGTGACGCGACTGCAGGAGCGGTACGCCGACGGTGAACTCGACGACGAGGAGTTCGAAGCCAGACTCGATCGGCTGCTCGCCGCCGACGAGCGGGCCGCGGAGGCGGGGGTCGAAACGGAGCAGCTGTCCCTCGAACGAACCGAGTGA
- a CDS encoding rubrerythrin-like domain-containing protein has translation MGYTDPYKPGRPSFECPTCSYRTRTATPGICPRCKQQLQNIAVARE, from the coding sequence ATGGGATACACCGATCCGTACAAGCCCGGCCGACCGTCTTTCGAGTGTCCGACGTGTAGCTATCGAACGAGGACGGCCACGCCGGGGATCTGTCCACGCTGTAAGCAACAACTGCAAAACATCGCCGTCGCACGCGAGTGA
- a CDS encoding class I SAM-dependent methyltransferase — translation MGFHTYPIERADALEDPSRYRYCSREELLAALDPTPTDVVADLGSGTGFYTDDVAPFVETIYAVDVQSAMHDRYREKGAPENVEFVTSEVSSLPFADDHLDAAFSTMTHHEYAGSVERGSTDEASSAERSSTNSRAAKPRDNGETASPDEALAEFARVVRPGGRLVTVDWSADGDEAAGPPVSERFSIDDAVAHFEVAGFDVETASARPETFAIVARLGEQ, via the coding sequence ATGGGCTTTCACACCTATCCGATCGAACGGGCCGACGCGCTCGAGGACCCGTCCCGGTACCGGTACTGTTCGCGGGAGGAACTGCTCGCCGCGCTCGACCCGACGCCGACGGACGTCGTCGCGGACCTCGGCTCCGGAACCGGCTTTTACACCGACGACGTCGCGCCGTTCGTCGAGACGATCTACGCCGTCGACGTCCAGTCGGCGATGCACGATCGCTACCGCGAGAAGGGCGCGCCCGAGAACGTCGAGTTCGTCACGAGCGAGGTGTCGTCGTTACCGTTCGCGGACGACCACCTCGACGCCGCGTTCTCGACGATGACGCACCACGAGTACGCGGGTAGCGTCGAGCGTGGCTCGACGGACGAGGCGAGTAGCGCGGAACGAAGTTCCACGAACAGTCGAGCGGCGAAGCCGCGAGACAACGGTGAAACCGCGAGCCCCGACGAAGCGTTGGCCGAATTCGCTCGCGTCGTCCGTCCGGGCGGGCGACTCGTGACGGTGGACTGGTCGGCCGACGGCGACGAAGCGGCGGGGCCGCCGGTGTCCGAGCGGTTCTCGATCGACGACGCCGTCGCCCACTTCGAAGTCGCCGGGTTCGACGTCGAAACGGCCAGCGCGCGACCCGAGACGTTCGCGATCGTCGCGCGTCTCGGGGAACAATAA
- a CDS encoding MFS transporter: MVPESIRRYAHLDVLVVTAAIWFLAKFVRYVFPPLFGAFQESYGVSNAALGAAFTGFMLVYAAMQFPSGVLADRLGSVTLITAGALVAASASLAIVVESPFVVLVAAMLVVGAGTGAHKTVAVRLLSRAYPARTGRALGILDTFGAFGGVAAPAAVVAAAALPFAFGDRWRAIFLAAGTVGFALAISFRLRVPRRVPSEADRGEVTDLSAGEVGRYVTLFRDWRFAVFALVTVLFSFTYNGLVAFAPLYLTDAAGLTSATANLLYSGLFLASLIQLATGELSDRIGPLTLILGTLALATTALVLFVGLTGTGDPVLLGGLLVAVGIGAHGYRPVRSAYLMEAIPDDVAGGGLGIVRTFLMGAGAIAPAIVGALSETAGFRTAFRLLAASIVTATLLGLLLWIIESDRYGEWRSRL, from the coding sequence ATGGTTCCCGAGTCGATCCGTCGGTACGCACACCTCGACGTGCTCGTCGTGACCGCGGCGATCTGGTTTCTGGCGAAGTTCGTCCGGTACGTATTTCCGCCCCTGTTCGGCGCCTTCCAGGAGAGCTACGGCGTCTCGAACGCCGCCCTCGGGGCCGCGTTCACCGGTTTCATGCTCGTCTATGCCGCGATGCAGTTCCCGTCGGGCGTGCTCGCCGACCGCCTCGGCTCCGTCACGCTCATCACGGCCGGAGCGCTGGTGGCGGCAAGCGCGTCTCTCGCGATCGTCGTCGAGTCGCCGTTCGTCGTCCTCGTCGCGGCGATGCTCGTGGTGGGCGCCGGAACGGGAGCGCACAAGACCGTCGCCGTCCGTCTACTCTCGCGGGCCTACCCCGCGCGGACTGGCCGGGCGCTCGGGATCCTCGACACGTTCGGCGCCTTCGGCGGCGTGGCCGCGCCGGCGGCGGTCGTCGCCGCAGCGGCCCTGCCGTTCGCGTTCGGCGATCGCTGGCGCGCGATCTTCCTCGCGGCCGGGACCGTCGGGTTCGCGCTCGCGATCTCGTTTCGCCTCCGGGTTCCGCGGCGGGTGCCGTCGGAGGCCGACCGCGGCGAGGTGACCGATCTCTCGGCGGGCGAAGTGGGCAGGTACGTCACCCTCTTTCGGGACTGGCGGTTCGCCGTCTTCGCGCTGGTGACCGTTCTGTTCTCGTTCACCTACAACGGCCTGGTCGCGTTCGCGCCGCTCTACCTGACCGACGCGGCCGGACTCACGTCGGCGACGGCGAACCTGCTATACAGCGGCCTCTTCCTCGCGAGCTTGATCCAACTCGCGACCGGCGAACTCAGCGACCGGATCGGCCCGCTGACGCTCATCCTCGGAACGCTCGCGCTCGCCACGACCGCGCTGGTGCTGTTCGTCGGTCTGACCGGAACCGGCGATCCGGTCCTGCTCGGGGGGTTGCTCGTCGCCGTGGGGATCGGCGCACACGGCTACCGACCAGTCCGGAGCGCGTACCTGATGGAAGCCATCCCCGACGACGTCGCCGGCGGCGGCCTCGGAATCGTCCGAACGTTCCTGATGGGCGCCGGCGCGATCGCACCGGCGATCGTCGGCGCGCTCTCGGAGACCGCCGGGTTCCGGACGGCGTTCCGGTTGCTCGCCGCGTCGATCGTCACGGCGACGCTCCTCGGACTGCTCCTGTGGATCATCGAGAGCGATCGGTACGGCGAGTGGCGCTCCCGCCTCTAG
- a CDS encoding cupin domain-containing protein gives MYDRIAIDDVEPRDIEGIEPALLPIGLELKPERMRPSVWHYDAGEKNEYHRQGEQEELYVVLDGALEATIERDDREVVELTTGDVLVVPPESWRQLEAIEESRVLVVGAPNVKDDAIHEE, from the coding sequence ATGTACGATCGAATCGCCATCGACGACGTCGAACCCCGCGACATCGAGGGCATCGAACCCGCGTTGCTCCCGATCGGGCTGGAACTCAAACCCGAGCGAATGCGCCCGAGCGTCTGGCACTACGACGCGGGCGAGAAAAACGAGTACCACCGCCAGGGGGAGCAAGAGGAGTTATACGTCGTCCTCGACGGAGCGCTCGAGGCGACGATCGAGCGGGACGACCGCGAGGTCGTGGAGTTGACGACCGGCGACGTACTCGTGGTACCCCCGGAGTCGTGGCGCCAACTCGAGGCGATCGAGGAGAGTCGCGTGCTCGTCGTCGGCGCGCCGAACGTCAAGGACGACGCGATCCACGAAGAATAA
- a CDS encoding chromosome segregation ATPase translates to MGYGLDIGPGAIRSATGGRDEPSIESAPAIVLPADEGTLGEAGVSDAEGTARTVDHDGTTYAVGTAARTVADGADGGEPTSLFSDGVLVVDGHAEPALAAIVDDVLDGSIDGRLCYTTPGTVLDAEAPTAAHRTAVESVLEDRADDATPISRGFAVVYDQLAGDNYTGLGICLGEQTTSVALSYYGVPVLAFSIATGSERIVRQAAAETGEASARVAAVLEEFVLDPNAATGDIESALAQAYDALIGELIDAIGTEADAGDVQQGLAVPIAVAGDGAVEGVEYLIGGRFDAADLPFSIRGVRLADDPAASAARGALAAAADDVDAFEEVTWSESTADPDDRAGAVDAAEMGGNAGAPSGSDANRTALSFDEPFDADRDDARANDAIDQLFDRLANRDEEIRSVSEAVDELVADLEYVRERAAPAEELDAVDEQLDGLAADLADLEAESDTHATDEDVASLETEFGALDDALSDLERNLDAIDDDLETLESATDDAANERGALDDRLDALGDELTGIDDRTEALGNRIETLRDELTDLESETASTADLDAVDETVSGLDEVVSRLDEELAAVDGETDRIATRVQGLAGRLEEESTRVDGVDERFDDLSERTDDRLDALSERADDLSADADERFAAVEATIDDELAAVDEELADAASRLDRGDERISELETAVEDARVRLESVEGDFAGVGDRLDSAVDRVDGVDDRLSATDGRIDAIDDDLGGVRDELSDVQAALDRRIAAVRDSIADLEAETVDPDRVDDVDAELAAVADDVSTLAADLAAVEESVEAVETETATAADVAAVERSVADQGETIESIVEDLDGIATDVAAVEDRLAEFETSLAARLETLDDRVTDVRSELDDRTDEIRSGADDVRSELDDRLGAVRSELDDRLDEVRSELEDREDDVRTETEAHVADVRAALETDVGTLSGRVEAIESRTDDLASRLENDDGDEAVSAVAADVADLAAAVESLGEDYESLSRTLAELDDELETVVDADPTARLADLADRIDRVANDLDALETRTDATAGGSAADSIAADVDSLDARLESMRDRLETIDSRTDGAEDRAAGGLATAALAGSGGAGVVAGGTVALAEVEATIGGAAVVLGLALLGVAVALDR, encoded by the coding sequence ATGGGATACGGTCTCGACATCGGACCCGGGGCGATCCGGTCGGCTACCGGCGGGCGCGACGAGCCGTCGATCGAGTCGGCGCCGGCGATCGTCCTCCCCGCCGACGAGGGGACGCTCGGCGAGGCAGGGGTCTCGGACGCGGAGGGGACTGCCCGTACCGTCGACCACGACGGTACGACGTACGCCGTCGGAACGGCCGCGCGAACCGTCGCGGACGGCGCGGACGGCGGCGAGCCCACGTCGCTGTTCTCGGACGGCGTTCTCGTCGTCGACGGGCACGCCGAACCGGCGCTCGCCGCGATCGTCGACGACGTTCTCGACGGCTCGATCGACGGCCGGCTCTGTTACACGACGCCCGGGACGGTGCTCGACGCCGAAGCGCCGACGGCGGCCCACCGGACGGCCGTTGAATCGGTGCTCGAGGACCGGGCGGACGACGCGACGCCGATCAGCCGCGGGTTCGCCGTCGTCTACGATCAACTCGCGGGCGACAACTACACGGGGCTGGGCATCTGTCTCGGGGAGCAAACGACCAGCGTCGCCCTCTCCTACTACGGCGTGCCGGTGCTCGCGTTCTCGATCGCGACGGGCAGCGAGCGGATCGTTCGGCAGGCGGCCGCGGAAACGGGGGAGGCGTCGGCGCGGGTCGCGGCGGTCCTCGAGGAGTTCGTCCTCGATCCGAACGCGGCGACGGGCGACATCGAGAGTGCGCTCGCACAAGCGTACGACGCCCTGATCGGCGAATTGATCGACGCGATCGGAACCGAGGCGGACGCCGGCGACGTCCAGCAGGGACTCGCGGTCCCGATCGCGGTCGCCGGCGACGGCGCGGTCGAGGGCGTCGAGTACCTGATCGGCGGCCGATTCGACGCGGCCGACCTGCCGTTTTCGATCCGCGGCGTTCGACTCGCCGACGACCCGGCGGCGAGCGCCGCGCGGGGCGCGCTGGCGGCCGCGGCCGACGACGTCGACGCCTTCGAAGAGGTCACGTGGTCCGAGTCGACGGCGGATCCGGACGATCGCGCCGGGGCCGTAGACGCCGCGGAGATGGGCGGGAACGCCGGCGCCCCTTCCGGATCCGACGCCAACCGGACGGCGCTCTCGTTCGACGAGCCGTTCGACGCCGATCGCGACGACGCGCGGGCGAACGACGCGATCGACCAGTTGTTCGATCGGCTCGCGAACCGCGATGAGGAGATCCGGTCGGTCAGCGAGGCGGTCGACGAACTGGTTGCCGACCTCGAGTACGTGAGAGAGCGGGCGGCCCCCGCCGAAGAACTCGACGCCGTCGACGAGCAACTCGACGGCCTCGCGGCCGATCTGGCCGACCTCGAAGCCGAGAGCGACACTCACGCGACCGACGAGGACGTCGCGTCTCTCGAAACGGAATTCGGCGCGCTCGACGACGCGCTCTCGGACCTCGAACGGAACCTCGACGCGATCGACGACGACCTCGAGACGCTCGAATCGGCGACGGACGACGCGGCGAACGAACGCGGCGCCCTCGACGATCGACTCGACGCCCTCGGCGACGAGTTGACGGGGATCGACGATCGAACGGAGGCGCTCGGGAACCGAATCGAGACGCTCCGGGACGAGCTGACCGACCTGGAATCCGAGACGGCGTCCACGGCCGACCTGGACGCCGTCGACGAAACCGTCTCGGGGCTCGACGAGGTCGTTTCTCGGCTCGACGAAGAGCTCGCGGCGGTCGACGGGGAGACCGATCGGATCGCCACCCGCGTCCAGGGGCTCGCCGGGCGACTCGAGGAGGAGTCGACCCGGGTTGACGGGGTCGACGAGCGATTCGACGACCTCTCGGAGCGAACCGACGATCGACTCGACGCCCTCTCGGAGCGTGCGGACGACCTGTCGGCGGACGCCGACGAGCGATTCGCCGCCGTCGAGGCGACGATCGACGACGAGCTCGCCGCGGTTGACGAGGAACTCGCCGACGCCGCGTCCCGACTCGACCGGGGCGACGAGCGGATCTCGGAACTCGAGACGGCCGTCGAAGACGCGCGCGTTCGGCTGGAGTCCGTGGAGGGAGATTTCGCAGGCGTCGGCGATCGGCTGGATTCGGCGGTCGATCGAGTGGACGGCGTGGACGATCGGCTCTCCGCGACGGATGGCCGTATCGACGCGATCGACGACGATCTCGGCGGCGTCCGAGACGAGCTGTCCGACGTCCAAGCTGCTCTCGATCGGCGCATCGCGGCGGTTCGCGACTCGATCGCCGACCTCGAAGCGGAGACGGTCGATCCCGACCGGGTCGACGACGTCGACGCGGAACTCGCGGCGGTCGCCGACGACGTGTCGACCCTGGCGGCGGATCTCGCCGCCGTCGAAGAATCCGTCGAAGCGGTCGAAACCGAGACCGCGACGGCAGCCGACGTCGCGGCGGTCGAGCGATCGGTAGCCGACCAGGGCGAGACGATCGAGTCGATCGTCGAGGACCTCGACGGGATTGCGACCGACGTCGCGGCGGTCGAGGATCGACTCGCGGAGTTCGAAACGAGTCTGGCGGCCCGCCTCGAGACGCTCGACGATCGCGTGACGGACGTTCGATCGGAATTGGACGACCGGACGGACGAGATCCGGTCGGGCGCGGACGACGTCCGGTCCGAGCTGGACGATCGGCTCGGAGCGGTCCGGTCGGAGCTCGACGATCGACTCGACGAGGTGCGATCGGAGCTCGAGGATCGCGAGGACGACGTCAGAACCGAAACCGAAGCTCACGTCGCCGACGTGCGAGCGGCCCTCGAGACCGACGTCGGAACGCTCTCCGGACGGGTCGAGGCGATCGAGTCGCGCACCGACGACCTCGCTTCGCGCCTCGAAAACGACGACGGCGACGAGGCGGTGAGCGCCGTCGCGGCGGACGTCGCCGATCTCGCCGCGGCCGTCGAATCGCTCGGCGAGGACTACGAGTCCCTCTCCCGAACGCTCGCCGAGCTCGACGACGAACTCGAGACGGTCGTCGACGCCGATCCGACGGCGCGACTGGCGGACCTCGCCGATCGGATCGATCGGGTGGCGAACGACCTCGACGCCCTCGAGACGCGAACCGACGCGACCGCGGGCGGATCGGCCGCCGACTCGATCGCGGCCGACGTTGATTCGCTGGACGCTCGACTCGAGTCGATGCGAGACAGACTCGAGACGATCGATTCGCGGACCGACGGCGCGGAAGACCGAGCCGCGGGCGGGCTCGCGACGGCCGCGCTCGCCGGTTCCGGCGGCGCCGGCGTGGTGGCCGGTGGGACCGTCGCCCTCGCCGAAGTCGAGGCGACGATCGGCGGCGCGGCCGTCGTCCTCGGCCTCGCGCTGCTCGGCGTTGCCGTCGCGCTCGATCGCTGA
- a CDS encoding MOSC domain-containing protein, with product MATLDRIRVHPVKALDATTVESTTIVETGALEWDRRYAIVESTERPRLGEAPHGAYVNGKREERVHDLAAVYDLDRETITVSERGVDEGHAFHLELDRDCLSSWLSDFFGYPVELVRNDEGGFPDDADASGPTIIGDGTIEAVASWYDGIDPSEMRRRLRPNLVVGDVPAFWEDRLYDEPGRVVPFEIGPARLHGVNPCQRCVVPTRDPDTGEETEGFQETFVSRREETLPEWATDDRFDHYFRLMVNTRAPDSSWGTPLSVGDAVTIGEPVSEPSAGAP from the coding sequence ATGGCTACTCTCGATCGGATCCGCGTCCACCCCGTCAAGGCGCTCGACGCGACGACGGTCGAGTCGACGACGATCGTCGAAACCGGCGCTCTCGAGTGGGATCGACGGTACGCGATCGTCGAGAGCACGGAGCGCCCGCGTCTCGGCGAGGCCCCGCACGGCGCGTACGTTAACGGCAAGCGCGAGGAGCGCGTCCACGACCTCGCCGCCGTGTACGACCTCGATCGAGAGACGATCACCGTCAGCGAGCGCGGCGTCGACGAGGGGCACGCGTTCCACCTCGAACTCGATCGGGACTGTCTCTCCTCGTGGCTCTCGGACTTCTTCGGCTATCCCGTCGAACTCGTCCGAAACGACGAGGGCGGCTTTCCCGACGACGCGGACGCGTCCGGGCCGACGATCATCGGCGACGGGACGATCGAAGCGGTCGCGTCGTGGTACGACGGCATCGATCCGTCGGAGATGCGTCGACGATTGCGTCCGAACCTCGTCGTCGGCGACGTCCCGGCGTTCTGGGAGGATCGGCTGTACGACGAGCCGGGTCGCGTCGTCCCGTTCGAGATCGGGCCGGCGAGGCTCCACGGCGTGAACCCGTGTCAACGCTGCGTCGTCCCGACCCGCGATCCCGACACGGGCGAGGAAACCGAGGGCTTCCAGGAGACCTTCGTCTCTCGCCGGGAGGAGACGCTTCCCGAGTGGGCGACCGACGACCGGTTCGACCACTACTTCCGACTTATGGTCAACACGCGCGCTCCCGACTCGTCGTGGGGGACGCCCCTCTCCGTCGGCGACGCGGTGACGATCGGCGAGCCGGTTTCCGAACCGTCGGCCGGAGCGCCGTGA
- a CDS encoding phosphoenolpyruvate carboxykinase (ATP), whose protein sequence is MSETGAEPRPLVRQLPDPTDASNVRYNPSLAELREFARPDETTTEFGSPSYVSEYRSRSADRTKNAVDHEFADRDHDLVADAIDAACDAELICVDRLMGRHPDATFCCRLYVPVTYARIALAWANLFEPADGRDPDLYTVQLPDYDETAIRVFPDEGITAVLGSDYIGEAKKSFLRLFMYRIKQLGGLGLHAGSKRVRVRDGDGTVRIVGQVFMGLSATGKSTLTSHGCWLDDPEDAAMLQDDVCGLLPDGSVAGSEGKGLFIKTIGLDDEQPELYAAATDESAILDNVAVDDDGTVRFDEDRYTANSRAIVRREHVASADDEIDLDRMDQVFFITRNPLMPPVAKLTDEQAAVAFMLGESIETSAGDPSRAGESIRVVGTNPFIVGSEGEEGNRFHDLIRELNVECYVINTGYVGDESNDVGVTESVTILTEVARGTIEWTADERTGLTIPESVPGVDVGAYYVPDHVENYDDAAAELRTERREYLDRFDELREEITTAVY, encoded by the coding sequence ATGTCCGAAACCGGGGCGGAGCCCCGTCCGCTGGTCCGACAGCTTCCCGACCCAACCGATGCCTCGAACGTCCGCTACAATCCGTCGCTCGCCGAACTCCGCGAGTTCGCCCGGCCGGACGAGACGACGACCGAGTTCGGATCGCCGTCGTACGTCAGCGAGTACCGATCCCGGAGCGCCGATCGGACGAAAAACGCCGTCGACCACGAGTTCGCCGACCGCGACCACGACCTCGTCGCGGACGCGATCGACGCCGCGTGCGACGCCGAACTGATCTGCGTCGATCGGCTGATGGGGCGTCACCCCGACGCCACGTTCTGTTGCCGGCTGTACGTTCCGGTTACGTACGCGCGCATCGCGCTCGCGTGGGCGAACCTCTTCGAGCCGGCGGACGGTCGCGATCCCGACCTGTACACGGTTCAACTGCCCGACTACGACGAGACGGCGATCCGCGTCTTTCCCGACGAGGGGATCACGGCGGTGTTAGGCAGCGACTACATCGGCGAAGCCAAGAAGTCGTTCCTCCGGCTGTTCATGTACCGGATCAAACAGCTCGGCGGGCTCGGGCTCCACGCCGGCAGCAAGCGCGTTCGCGTGCGCGACGGCGACGGAACCGTGCGAATCGTCGGGCAGGTGTTCATGGGCCTGTCCGCAACCGGCAAGTCCACGCTGACCTCGCACGGCTGCTGGCTCGATGATCCCGAAGACGCCGCGATGTTACAGGACGACGTCTGCGGCCTCCTTCCCGACGGATCGGTCGCCGGCAGCGAGGGCAAAGGGTTGTTCATCAAGACGATCGGCCTCGACGACGAACAACCGGAACTGTACGCGGCCGCGACGGACGAGTCCGCGATCCTCGATAACGTCGCCGTCGACGACGACGGTACGGTCCGCTTCGACGAGGACCGCTACACGGCGAACTCCCGGGCGATCGTCCGGCGCGAGCACGTCGCGAGCGCCGACGACGAGATCGACCTCGATCGGATGGATCAGGTCTTCTTCATCACCCGGAACCCCCTGATGCCGCCGGTCGCCAAACTGACCGACGAGCAGGCCGCCGTCGCCTTCATGCTCGGCGAGTCGATCGAGACCAGCGCGGGCGATCCCTCTCGGGCCGGCGAATCGATCCGCGTCGTCGGAACGAACCCCTTCATCGTCGGTTCCGAAGGCGAGGAGGGGAACCGCTTCCATGACCTGATCCGCGAGCTCAACGTCGAGTGTTACGTCATCAACACGGGCTACGTGGGCGACGAGTCGAACGACGTCGGCGTCACGGAGTCCGTCACGATCCTCACGGAAGTCGCCCGGGGAACGATCGAGTGGACCGCCGACGAGCGAACGGGGCTGACGATTCCCGAGTCGGTGCCGGGAGTCGACGTCGGAGCGTACTACGTCCCCGATCACGTCGAAAACTACGACGACGCCGCGGCGGAACTCCGGACCGAACGCCGCGAGTATCTCGACCGGTTCGACGAACTCCGCGAGGAGATCACAACCGCGGTCTACTGA